One window from the genome of [Mycobacterium] stephanolepidis encodes:
- a CDS encoding SIR2 family NAD-dependent protein deacylase, with the protein MKQVEVPEGLVAAAAKARTVAVLTGAGMSAESGLPTFRDAQTGLWSKYDPMTLATPEAWNEDPGLVWAWYQNRRIQLMAVQPNDGHRALAQWGSRRDVKIVTQNVDDLHERAGSADVTHVHGSLLKSHCDTCRTGFDVNVAAPDAERVAPPECGCGGKVRPSIVWFGEMLPEVEFGHAVAHAQNCELMLLIGTSGIVYPAAGLPQLALSRGATVVEINPQETDLSDRADVVWRATAATALPALVEALSL; encoded by the coding sequence ATGAAACAGGTAGAGGTACCCGAAGGGCTGGTCGCCGCCGCGGCCAAGGCGCGGACCGTCGCGGTGCTCACCGGCGCCGGCATGTCCGCCGAAAGCGGGCTGCCGACCTTTCGCGATGCGCAGACCGGCCTGTGGTCGAAGTACGACCCGATGACATTGGCGACACCGGAAGCCTGGAACGAGGACCCGGGGCTGGTGTGGGCGTGGTATCAGAATCGCCGCATCCAGCTGATGGCAGTGCAGCCCAACGACGGCCACCGTGCGTTGGCGCAGTGGGGATCTCGCCGTGACGTCAAGATTGTCACCCAGAACGTGGATGACCTCCATGAACGTGCAGGCAGCGCTGACGTCACCCATGTTCACGGCAGCCTGCTCAAATCGCATTGCGACACCTGTCGGACCGGATTTGACGTGAATGTCGCCGCTCCGGATGCCGAGCGGGTCGCACCGCCCGAGTGCGGCTGCGGTGGGAAGGTTCGACCGAGCATCGTGTGGTTCGGGGAGATGCTTCCCGAGGTCGAGTTCGGTCACGCTGTCGCGCATGCGCAGAACTGCGAATTGATGTTGCTCATTGGGACCTCGGGCATTGTCTATCCGGCGGCGGGACTGCCGCAGCTGGCGCTAAGTCGCGGCGCGACGGTTGTCGAGATCAACCCGCAGGAGACCGACCTGTCCGACCGCGCGGATGTCGTCTGGCGGGCCACCGCAGCCACTGCACTGCCGGCGCTTGTCGAGGCACTTTCGCTCTAG
- a CDS encoding FAD-dependent oxidoreductase codes for MADFRTTVCIVGAGPAGMLLGLLLARADIEVVVLEQHSDFIRDFRGDTVHPSTLEIIAELGLYDEFERLSHQKVSTVGVVQDGKRFNIADFNKLAVRFPYIALVPQWDFLSLLAREAKRYDNFRLIMSAQALGVTRDRGRITGVRVRDRSGEFRIEAALTVAADGRHSALRSDIAFTPKDLGCALDVVFFRIPRREIDPAEGICVRLGRGKIFGATDRGKYWQMSYETSRGGFEVLRRQGIEALRADLARLVPFMADRVDDIRGMHDVSVLRCRIDRLRRWHVPGLLFIGDAAHAMSPVAGLGVNLAIQDAVAAANILWRPIRLAQATGIEIDCAALAKVQRRRWAPTVLSQGLQRMVQRFGIDGALSGRHQPRFPEVFDRFEVLQKSMSHVIGVGFGPEHVRSPLYACAR; via the coding sequence ATGGCCGATTTTCGGACAACAGTGTGCATTGTGGGAGCGGGTCCCGCCGGCATGTTGCTAGGATTGCTACTGGCTCGTGCCGATATAGAAGTAGTTGTACTGGAGCAACATTCAGATTTCATTCGGGACTTTCGCGGCGACACGGTGCACCCCTCTACTTTGGAAATCATCGCGGAGCTCGGCCTTTACGATGAATTTGAACGGCTATCACACCAGAAGGTCTCGACGGTCGGTGTGGTGCAGGATGGGAAGCGGTTCAACATAGCCGATTTCAATAAGCTTGCGGTTCGTTTCCCTTACATCGCGTTGGTGCCACAGTGGGACTTCCTGTCACTTCTGGCGCGAGAGGCAAAGCGATACGACAATTTTCGTCTTATCATGTCCGCTCAGGCGTTGGGCGTGACACGCGATCGCGGCCGTATCACGGGCGTCAGGGTGCGTGACCGTTCAGGAGAATTTCGTATCGAGGCTGCACTTACAGTGGCTGCCGACGGTCGTCATTCGGCACTGCGCAGTGATATCGCGTTTACACCGAAGGATCTTGGGTGCGCCCTTGACGTTGTGTTCTTCAGGATACCCCGACGGGAAATTGATCCCGCAGAGGGTATTTGCGTGCGGCTGGGGCGGGGAAAAATCTTCGGAGCTACCGATCGCGGTAAATACTGGCAGATGTCGTATGAGACGAGTCGTGGTGGTTTCGAAGTGCTACGGCGTCAAGGGATAGAAGCATTGCGTGCGGACTTGGCACGGTTGGTGCCGTTCATGGCTGACCGAGTTGACGATATACGTGGGATGCACGATGTCAGCGTGTTGCGATGCCGTATCGATCGGCTCCGACGCTGGCATGTACCCGGGCTGCTTTTCATCGGTGACGCGGCGCATGCCATGTCGCCCGTGGCTGGACTTGGCGTCAATCTCGCAATCCAGGATGCGGTAGCAGCGGCAAACATCCTGTGGCGGCCCATACGGCTCGCGCAGGCGACTGGTATCGAAATTGACTGTGCCGCATTGGCGAAGGTTCAGCGCAGACGTTGGGCGCCGACAGTTCTGTCACAAGGACTGCAACGAATGGTTCAGCGGTTCGGTATTGATGGCGCCTTGAGCGGAAGGCATCAGCCGCGGTTCCCGGAGGTCTTTGATCGATTCGAAGTGCTGCAAAAGTCCATGAGCCACGTGATTGGTGTTGGGTTTGGGCCCGAACACGTCCGCTCTCCACTGTATGCCTGCGCCAGATGA
- a CDS encoding P1 family peptidase, whose translation MGNTRSIGIPRVGVGHWTNGAAETGCTVISLPPGTCASCEVRGGAPASRELAALAPDKSVVAIDAVVLTGGSAFGLAAADGAMRFFEESGRGVPTPGGLVPVIPTLALFDLAVGAAAVRPCADDGYAAARDSVDGRHFQVGRVGAGTGAYTSHWRGPDGRRHGGIRYAEVAAQGVIVGALVAVNAYGDIDLGGPEVSLDPVAALSEVFGFGDSRQHTTIGVVITNAQLDKVSCHIVSQGAHDGLSRAITPPHTRFDGDAFVVAATGQVPAHVDVVRLMALDAVARAIRSG comes from the coding sequence ATGGGAAACACGCGAAGTATCGGCATCCCTCGGGTAGGTGTGGGGCACTGGACCAACGGCGCGGCCGAGACCGGCTGTACCGTCATATCCCTGCCGCCGGGCACATGCGCGTCCTGTGAGGTGCGCGGCGGTGCGCCAGCCTCCCGCGAGCTGGCCGCGTTGGCTCCAGACAAGTCGGTCGTCGCGATCGATGCGGTGGTACTGACTGGTGGTTCCGCCTTCGGACTCGCAGCCGCCGACGGCGCCATGCGGTTCTTCGAGGAGTCGGGCAGGGGAGTGCCGACACCGGGCGGGCTTGTCCCGGTGATCCCTACGCTCGCGCTGTTCGATCTGGCGGTCGGAGCGGCAGCTGTTCGGCCGTGTGCGGACGATGGATACGCGGCGGCACGAGACTCGGTCGATGGGCGGCATTTCCAGGTCGGGCGGGTCGGTGCGGGGACGGGTGCCTACACCTCGCACTGGCGCGGCCCGGACGGGCGTCGGCATGGCGGTATCCGGTACGCGGAGGTCGCCGCACAGGGGGTGATCGTCGGCGCGCTGGTGGCCGTCAACGCCTACGGCGACATCGACCTGGGTGGGCCGGAAGTATCGCTAGACCCGGTGGCCGCCCTGTCTGAGGTTTTCGGGTTTGGCGACTCACGTCAGCACACCACAATTGGTGTGGTCATCACGAACGCCCAGCTCGACAAGGTGAGCTGCCATATCGTCAGCCAGGGCGCACACGATGGGCTATCGCGTGCAATCACGCCGCCACACACGCGATTTGACGGTGACGCGTTCGTTGTCGCCGCGACCGGGCAGGTACCCGCTCATGTCGATGTGGTGCGGCTGATGGCCCTTGACGCTGTGGCGCGCGCGATTCGTTCGGGCTAA
- a CDS encoding SDR family NAD(P)-dependent oxidoreductase produces the protein MAIVTGAGGGLGREYALLLASRGAKVLVNDIGSPDELLGTGSSDTPASSVVAEIHELGGEAVADTNTVATGDGGRAIVAAALDVWGRVDVVINNAGIVCPIKAFAELTDEDVDTVLGVQLRGPFNVLRPAWKAMVNQGYGRILNISSGSMFGQGEACTYPTAKAGMIGMTTNLGLAGPAYGIKVNALLPVGFTRMVENMPEPALSWLRETFPAAAVAPVAAFLVSEDVPCSGVSFSAGGGRFARVFLSEAHGVTSTELTIEEVRDRFDAAMETVGGTAIANVGDELALYAATLTAT, from the coding sequence GTGGCAATCGTCACCGGCGCCGGTGGCGGGCTCGGGCGCGAATACGCTCTACTGCTGGCCAGTCGCGGCGCCAAGGTCCTCGTCAACGACATCGGATCACCCGACGAGCTGTTGGGCACCGGGAGCTCCGATACCCCCGCCAGTTCGGTGGTCGCCGAAATTCACGAACTAGGTGGTGAGGCCGTCGCCGACACGAACACCGTCGCCACCGGGGATGGAGGGCGGGCCATTGTCGCCGCCGCGTTGGACGTGTGGGGACGAGTCGATGTCGTCATCAACAACGCGGGAATCGTCTGCCCGATCAAGGCATTCGCCGAACTCACCGACGAGGACGTGGATACCGTGCTCGGTGTTCAGTTGCGCGGCCCGTTCAACGTATTGCGTCCGGCGTGGAAGGCGATGGTGAACCAGGGATACGGGCGGATACTCAACATCTCCTCCGGCAGCATGTTCGGACAGGGGGAGGCGTGCACCTATCCGACCGCCAAGGCCGGAATGATCGGCATGACAACCAATCTGGGTCTCGCGGGGCCCGCATACGGCATCAAGGTGAACGCGCTACTCCCGGTCGGGTTCACGCGGATGGTGGAAAACATGCCTGAGCCTGCGCTCAGTTGGCTTCGTGAAACCTTCCCGGCGGCAGCCGTGGCGCCGGTCGCGGCCTTCCTGGTGTCCGAAGATGTGCCGTGCTCCGGTGTCAGCTTCAGCGCCGGCGGAGGACGTTTCGCGCGGGTTTTCCTCAGTGAGGCGCACGGGGTGACCTCGACGGAGCTCACCATCGAGGAGGTGCGCGACAGATTCGACGCAGCGATGGAAACTGTCGGGGGCACCGCTATCGCCAACGTGGGTGATGAACTCGCGCTCTATGCGGCCACACTTACCGCGACGTGA
- a CDS encoding metal-dependent hydrolase, which translates to MVATGDAYPRVRRMNFGFNESPPGSKYFADNSIMFSHTIAFLSAIFPPGEDIFVRSVRRYMDRITDPQLKKRVMGFIGQEKVHGNQHRELNEKLTAMGYPTAWFEYLLESTERMEKFLDKQYPDPDRLAWYRHFFLGFTVAAEHFTATWAENILKSPELQAMAYDPAVKQLLNWHSLEELEHKSVAFDVYRFLQVPESTRIRWMYFAGNFGLPLVVLFSWLSIAAADPEGRRQPFRVLKETVQMLRNPMWKGFYGDMRPFYKRDFHPDQIDTTELLEHWQKELFGEHGQLVDNLRQPPR; encoded by the coding sequence ATGGTTGCGACCGGCGACGCCTACCCCCGTGTACGGCGAATGAACTTCGGATTCAATGAGTCCCCTCCGGGGAGCAAGTACTTCGCAGACAACAGCATCATGTTCAGCCACACGATTGCCTTCCTCTCAGCGATCTTCCCTCCCGGCGAGGATATTTTCGTACGATCGGTGCGCCGCTACATGGACAGAATCACCGATCCGCAGCTGAAGAAACGAGTTATGGGTTTCATTGGCCAGGAAAAGGTGCACGGTAACCAACATCGCGAACTCAACGAGAAACTAACAGCCATGGGCTATCCCACGGCATGGTTCGAATACCTGCTGGAAAGCACCGAGCGTATGGAGAAGTTTCTTGACAAGCAGTACCCTGACCCGGACAGACTCGCCTGGTACCGCCACTTCTTTCTTGGCTTCACCGTGGCAGCCGAACATTTCACAGCAACCTGGGCCGAGAACATTCTCAAAAGCCCCGAGCTGCAGGCGATGGCCTACGACCCTGCGGTAAAGCAGCTCCTTAATTGGCACTCCCTAGAGGAGTTGGAACACAAGTCAGTGGCCTTTGACGTGTACAGGTTCTTACAGGTGCCAGAATCCACGCGCATTCGTTGGATGTACTTCGCCGGGAACTTTGGACTTCCGCTGGTAGTCCTGTTTTCGTGGTTGTCCATTGCGGCCGCCGACCCCGAGGGGCGTCGTCAGCCTTTCAGGGTGCTCAAAGAGACAGTCCAGATGCTACGAAACCCCATGTGGAAGGGCTTCTATGGAGACATGAGGCCCTTCTACAAACGCGACTTTCATCCCGATCAGATCGACACTACGGAGCTCTTAGAGCACTGGCAAAAGGAACTTTTTGGTGAGCATGGACAGCTCGTCGACAATCTGAGACAGCCCCCTCGATGA